One genomic segment of Brassica napus cultivar Da-Ae chromosome A3, Da-Ae, whole genome shotgun sequence includes these proteins:
- the BNAA03G34130D gene encoding uncharacterized protein BNAA03G34130D has translation MEKNVPLSKKLWNIVRFVMYMLHKGISKQKLLADFNATLKRGKKLMFHNRRRVPATAPSQPRKEYEFSCSDTPNYSFPFSMAAFKKKSHNISLFACGNAPPTMDDDTSASRAVLELLNGLGGQERGSNTPALSVEALTALSPYLPAFGRSSPSVRPLRVTDSPFPIGEDGDVANGHVDKAADEFIKKFYKNLNQQKKMIEFSPY, from the coding sequence ATGGAGAAGAACGTACCATTAAGCAAGAAGCTATGGAACATCGTACGTTTTGTCATGTACATGTTACACAAAGGCATCTCCAAGCAAAAGCTCCTCGCCGACTTTAACGCCACTCTCAAACGCGGCAAGAAACTCATGTTCCACAACCGCCGCCGCGTCCCAGCCACCGCCCCATCACAGCCGCGTAAAGAGTACGAGTTTAGCTGCAGCGACACTCCAAACTACTCATTCCCCTTTAGCATGGCCGCCTTCAAGAAGAAGAGTCACAACATTAGTCTCTTCGCGTGTGGCAACGCGCCACCGACCATGGACGACGATACCTCTGCCTCCAGAGCCGTACTGGAGCTTCTCAACGGCCTCGGAGGACAAGAACGTGGCAGTAACACGCCGGCATTGTCCGTCGAGGCTTTGACGGCGTTGTCTCCTTACTTGCCCGCATTTGGACGGAGTTCTCCGTCAGTGAGACCTTTACGTGTGACGGACTCACCGTTCCCAATAGGGGAAGATGGTGACGTGGCTAACGGACACGTGGACAAAGCGGCGGATGAGTTTATAAAGAAGTTTTACAAGAACTTGAATCAGCAAAAGAAGATGATTGAGTTCTCACCTTATTAA
- the LOC106444047 gene encoding transcription factor MYBS3-like, which produces MTRRCSHCSNNGHNSRTCPTRGSGTCGGLGGSSSSAVKLFGVRLTDGSIVKKSASMGNLSALAVSPSFPLAMGNHSDSPLSDHARYSNQDNEGYLSDDPARGFGPIHRRVERKRGVPWTEEEHRLFLVGLRKLGKGDWRGISRNYVMSRTPTQVASHAQKYFIRHACSSRRKRRSSLFDMVTDSLPTQEDTSSPSKELKNKTYLPSLELSLNNTTESEVVTTTAPPQGELEEAIEPSNGLSTMLVPSGYFPPCFPVTCTIWLPASSTSLQGTEHSLEAETSSQQHHVLKPKPGFAKERVNMDKMAGMSQVSI; this is translated from the exons ATGACTCGTCGGTGTTCGCATTGTAGCAACAATGGACACAACTCTCGCACGTGTCCGACGCGTGGGAGTGGCACGTGCGGTGGACTCGGAGGATCGTCTTCCTCCGCCGTGAAGCTATTCGGCGTGAGGTTAACGGATGGGTCAATTGTTAAGAAGAGTGCGAGTATGGGTAACCTCTCTGCATTGGCCGTGTCTCCGTCGTTTCCTTTAGCGATGGGCAATCACAGCGACTCGCCGTTATCGGATCACGCGCGGTACTCGAATCAAGATAACGAAGGGTACTTATCCGATGATCCAGCTCGTGGTTTCGGGCCTATCCACCGTCGTGTGGAGAGGAAGAGAG GTGTTCCTTGGACCGAGGAGGAGCACAGACTATTCTTAGTGGGTCTTCGGAAGCTAGGTAAAGGAGATTGGCGTGGTATATCAAGAAACTATGTAATGTCAAGAACTCCTACGCAAGTGGCTAGCCATGCTCAAAAGTATTTCATCCGCCATGCTTGTTCCAGCCGCAGGAAAAGACGTTCTAGCTTATTTGACATG GTAACGGATTCATTACCAACACAGGAAGACACTTCCTCTCCAAGCAAGGAGCTCAAAAACAAAACCTACCTTCCTTCACTAGAGCTCTCACTCAATAATACTACAGAATCTGAAGTGGTCACAACCACGGCGCCACCACAGGGGGAACTTGAGGAAGCCATAGAACCATCAAACGGTCTTTCAACAATGCTAGTACCAAGCGGTTACTTTCCTCCTTGTTTCCCAGTCACTTGCACGATTTGGCTCCCTGCGAGTTCCACTTCACTTCAAGGAACAGAGCATTCCTTGGAAGCTGAGACTTCTTCTCAGCAGCACCATGTCCTAAAACCAAAACCTGGATTTGCTAAAGAACGTGTGAACATGGACAAGATGGCCGGTATGTCTCAGGTTAGCATATGA